One stretch of Amycolatopsis sp. 195334CR DNA includes these proteins:
- a CDS encoding VOC family protein: MKLSSFYPVICTDAATVAPTRDFYVEHFGFEVVFDSGWYVSLRHEGGHELGIVDHTHPSVPEGSRRPVAGLILNFEVDDVDAEHQRLGEQAGLPLALPLRSEEFGQRHFIVTDPAGVLVDVITEIEPSAAFAGDFTS; this comes from the coding sequence GTGAAACTGTCCAGCTTCTACCCCGTCATCTGCACCGACGCCGCGACCGTGGCGCCCACTCGCGATTTCTACGTCGAGCACTTCGGCTTCGAAGTCGTCTTCGACTCGGGCTGGTACGTCAGCCTCCGCCACGAGGGCGGCCACGAACTCGGCATCGTCGACCACACGCACCCGTCGGTGCCGGAAGGCAGCCGCAGACCGGTCGCCGGGTTGATCCTGAACTTCGAGGTCGACGACGTCGACGCCGAGCACCAGCGGCTGGGCGAGCAGGCCGGACTGCCGCTGGCCCTGCCGTTGCGCAGCGAGGAGTTCGGCCAGCGGCACTTCATCGTGACCGATCCGGCGGGCGTGCTCGTCGACGTGATCACCGAGATCGAGCCGTCGGCCGCCTTCGCCGGCGACTTCACCAGCTGA
- a CDS encoding serine/threonine-protein kinase encodes MPGETFGPYRIEDLLGRGGMGEVHRAYDTTHDRVVALKRLSESAVGDPGFRARFRRESRIVARLREPHVIPIHAYGEIDGRLYLDMRLVEGPDLKELTDAGPLAPARSVHIVEQVASALDAAHADGLVHRDVKPSNILVAAGDFVYLADFGIARSSSATATSITASGVMVGTLDYMAPERFGEGAVDGRTDVYALACVLFTSLTGRRPFTVEGTAAQIWAHLQEPPPRASTWNSSIPSTLDDVIIRGMAKEPDQRFPTAGALAAAARAALEQPATAPTPSRRRPARVPPRLAPMLPIGLAVLVIVAVVATLLLVRNGDSPVSGIAIAGASSSSSPSTVPTPPTLPTPSTPPTPSTRSSPANTEFPQLLPSVYRGNASCREVEKVDGALATITCTETNRAHPTFPGPAEANFYLFADRTSQDAFFRKLVTDRDIPRQDQYGGCRPSTQAIHYALYYRDTSGPIPGEFTTCFTEDGTGQLWWVDTRTLTIGALIAPGATSDDALTQLDTWWNNMILVTLK; translated from the coding sequence ATGCCAGGTGAGACCTTCGGGCCGTACCGCATCGAGGATCTGCTCGGGCGCGGCGGCATGGGCGAGGTGCATCGCGCCTACGACACCACCCACGACCGGGTCGTCGCGTTGAAGCGGCTGTCCGAGTCGGCCGTCGGCGACCCCGGTTTCCGCGCGCGGTTCCGGCGCGAATCGCGGATCGTCGCGCGGCTGCGCGAACCGCACGTGATCCCGATCCACGCCTACGGCGAAATCGACGGGCGCCTGTACCTGGACATGCGCCTGGTCGAAGGACCCGACCTGAAGGAACTCACCGATGCGGGCCCGCTGGCGCCGGCGCGGTCCGTGCACATCGTCGAGCAGGTGGCGAGCGCACTGGACGCCGCGCACGCCGACGGCCTCGTGCACCGCGACGTCAAACCGTCGAACATCCTGGTCGCCGCCGGGGACTTCGTCTACCTGGCCGACTTCGGGATCGCGCGCAGCTCGTCGGCCACGGCGACGTCGATCACCGCGTCGGGCGTCATGGTCGGCACGCTCGACTACATGGCGCCCGAGCGGTTCGGTGAAGGCGCGGTCGACGGACGCACCGACGTCTACGCCCTCGCGTGCGTGCTCTTCACCAGCCTGACCGGACGGCGCCCGTTCACCGTCGAAGGCACGGCCGCGCAGATCTGGGCGCACCTGCAGGAACCGCCACCGCGCGCGTCGACCTGGAACTCGTCGATTCCGTCGACGCTCGATGACGTAATCATCCGCGGCATGGCAAAGGAGCCTGACCAGCGCTTTCCCACCGCGGGTGCCCTGGCCGCCGCCGCTCGCGCCGCCCTCGAGCAACCCGCCACCGCACCAACACCGTCCCGCCGACGTCCGGCTCGGGTGCCTCCTCGTCTTGCCCCGATGTTGCCGATCGGGCTCGCGGTCCTGGTGATCGTCGCCGTCGTGGCCACCCTCTTGCTCGTCCGGAACGGCGACTCGCCGGTGTCCGGCATCGCGATCGCCGGCGCGTCCTCCTCGTCATCCCCGTCGACCGTGCCGACGCCGCCAACCTTGCCGACGCCGTCGACTCCGCCGACGCCCAGCACACGCTCCTCCCCCGCGAACACCGAATTCCCGCAGCTGCTGCCCAGCGTCTACCGCGGCAACGCCTCGTGCCGCGAGGTCGAAAAGGTCGACGGCGCGCTGGCGACCATCACCTGCACCGAGACGAACAGAGCGCACCCGACCTTCCCCGGTCCCGCGGAAGCCAATTTCTACCTGTTCGCCGATCGCACCAGTCAAGACGCGTTCTTCCGGAAGCTGGTGACCGACCGCGACATTCCCCGCCAGGACCAGTACGGCGGCTGTCGGCCGAGCACGCAGGCCATTCACTACGCGCTGTACTACCGCGACACCAGCGGCCCGATCCCCGGCGAGTTCACCACCTGCTTCACTGAAGACGGCACCGGCCAGTTGTGGTGGGTGGACACCCGGACGCTCACCATCGGCGCACTGATCGCCCCCGGCGCGACCAGCGACGACGCACTAACGCAGCTGGACACCTGGTGGAACAACATGATCTTGGTGACGTTGAAGTGA
- a CDS encoding DUF3817 domain-containing protein, with protein MLTSPAGRFRLLALAEAMSWAGLLIGMFFKYVVVGNEIGVKIFGPIHGVVFVAYVIVALLVRESLRWDARTTVLALIASIPPFGTVLFERWATRTGRLDRSAQPVASQ; from the coding sequence GTGCTCACCAGCCCCGCCGGACGTTTCCGCCTTCTCGCCCTGGCCGAGGCGATGTCCTGGGCCGGTCTGCTGATCGGCATGTTCTTCAAGTACGTGGTGGTCGGCAACGAGATCGGCGTGAAGATCTTCGGCCCGATCCACGGCGTGGTGTTCGTCGCCTACGTGATCGTCGCGCTCCTGGTGCGCGAGTCGCTGCGCTGGGACGCCCGCACCACCGTGCTCGCGCTGATCGCCAGCATCCCGCCGTTCGGCACCGTGCTGTTCGAGCGCTGGGCCACCCGCACCGGGCGCCTGGACCGCTCAGCCCAGCCCGTCGCGAGCCAGTAG